From Chiloscyllium plagiosum isolate BGI_BamShark_2017 chromosome 38, ASM401019v2, whole genome shotgun sequence, a single genomic window includes:
- the ddit4 gene encoding DNA damage-inducible transcript 4 protein, translated as MCHGRAVAPPAPLPSPTPSSSSWGKLLQRIADLTSGSPPPTAAPFPPKAAEGQPALDSDSDYGSLDSDSDSLTDDPYEEFLCADVMQLIEQSLSDAKRGALRCFKLLIPDRLTAQVAEELLRLAAGEPCGLRGAVLHLSVEEPGGCKDVDRIVVDASLPPTFELTLVLRLEAGLWSRIQDLLSSGPSFTPGYSQALRLSPHFTIIKRKLYSSTGLFIEEC; from the exons ATGTGTCACGGCCGTGCGGTAGCCCCTCCGGCCCCACTGCCGTCTCCCACTCCGTCCTCCTCGTCTTGGGGCAAGCTTCTGCAGAGGATCGCCGACCTGACCTCCGGCTCCCCACCTCCGACAGCGGCCCCATTCCCTCCTAAAGCGGCTGAGGGCCAGCCCGCACTGGACTCGGACAGCG ATTACGGTAGTTTGGATTCAGACAGTGACTCCCTCACTGATGATCCCTACGAGGAGTTCTTGTGCGCCGATGTGATGCAGCTGATCGAGCAGAGCCTGAGCGATGCCAAGCGCGGCGCCCTCCGCTGCTTCAAGCTGCTCATCCCCGACCGGCTGACGGCGCAAGTGGCCGAGGAGCTGCTGCGGCTAGCGGCGGGCGAGCCGTGCGGCCTGCGGGGAGCGGTGCTCCACCTCAGCGTCGAGGAGCCGGGCGGCTGCAAGGACGTGGACCGCATCGTGGTGGACGCCAGCCTGCCGCCGACCTTCGAGctgaccctggtgctgaggctgGAGGCCGGCCTGTGGTCTCGGATCCAGGACCTGCTGAGTTCGGGCCCCTCGTTCACCCCGGGTTACAGCCAGGCTCTCCGGCTCAGCCCCCACTTCACCATCATCAAGAGGAAGCTGTATAGCTCCACTGGCCTCTTCATCGAGGAATGCTGA